A stretch of DNA from Thermoplasmatales archaeon:
ATACTTGAAGGAATAGAAAAATATAAGGAAAAGATTATTAAAATTTTAAAGCCAGAAAAAATAATTTTGTTTGGTTCCTTTGCGAGAGGTGATTTTAATGAAGGCTCAGATATTGATATAGTTGTTATTGCGGAATGGAAAGAAAATTTTCTTGATAGAATAAAAATTTTGATGGATTTAAATGATTATAGCCTACCAGTTGAAGCAATTGGCTATACAAAAGAAGAATTTGAAAAAATGAAGGAAGAAAAAAATCCTTTTATTTTAAATATTCTTGAAGAAGGAAAAATAATTTATGAAAAAACAAGCAAGATTTAAAAAGGTTAAATTTATATATTTTTTATTGATTTATTTTTTACCCAAAGGGGGATAAAAATGAAAGGAAAATACTGGATATACGGGCTGATTTTGTTTGGGTTAGTGATAGCTTTGAGCTGTGCTGTAAAAGGAGCAACAATAGATGTGAGCCAGCCAAAGGCATTAACTGATGATGAAGGAGCGGACTGGTCAGCGGATATTTTAAAAATAGGCTCTGATTACTGGCTTTTCTATACGCACAATGATACAGTTAAAAATCATGCTGATGGTGTGGGCTCTGAATATTGCAAATATTCAATAAAGTATAGAACCGCATCTTCAATTGATGGTTTGCTAACAGCAACTCCTCAAACTATACCAAATTCAAATCCCCTACCGAGAGGAAGAATTGTATCCGCGGTCTATTATAACGATGAAATATGGGTTTTCCATGCAGATGGTGGTTCAGGAAGCGGAATATATTATTATAAATATTCTTCTGGAACATGGAGCGGTCCGAATGCTCTTGGAAGCGAGTTAAGCGGTGCATCCACAGCTGGCGAGGTAGATGCAATAATTGCAAATAATATGATATATCTTTTCTATCCTAACGCAGCTGGATTGCAGGTTGCAAGCTATGATGGCACTTGGCATCATAATGCAACAATAGCTACTTCTGCTTATATACCAGAAGCAATATATGATGGAAATAACTTCTATGTTGTTTGGACTGCCCAGCATCATATAAATATTTCTTCCTCATCTGATGGAAATACCTGGACAACAGCTGGATCAATTGCAGATCCTGGAATAGGAGCATATGATGCTTGGGATCCAACTATTGCAAAATTGGATGGCACATTCTATATGTTTTATGCCCCTTATGATTGGACTGGAGGAAATAATAGACAATGGTTAGGTGGTAAAACATCAACAGATCCGATAAATACTACTTCATGGAGTGATGAAAAAGTTGTTACATGTGCATGCTATGGAAGCAATCAATGGTGGGATTTACAGCCAATAACATATGTTGAAGGAAATAACTTATATTTAATTTACCAGACAGAGGGAGATAATCATGCAATAGGGGATGCAGATATAGTATATTATCTGATTGATTGGGATGTAAGCCATGACCACTATGAGGCAATTCAGCCCGCAATAGATGCGGCAAGCAATGGAGATACAATAAAAGTTAATGAAGGAACATATTATGAAAATATTGTAATAAATAAAGAAATAATTTTAGTTGGAGACCCAGTAATAGATGCTCATGGAGGAGTTGGAATAAGCATTGAAGCAAATAACACACTTGTTGAAAATTTTACAATATATAATGGCTCAATTGGAATTTATGTACATAATGAATCATTTATAATTCAAAATGTTACAATAAACAATTGCACAGCATATAAATGCCTAACAAACGAAAGTTATGGGATTAATCTTCATAATGTTAGCAATAGCTGGGTAAACAATACACAAGTAAATGATACACTTTGTGGTATGGTGCTCAATAATTCCCTATATATCAATGTCACAGATTGCACCGCTTATAATAACACTGTAGCGGGGATATATTTATATTATTCAAACTCCAACAATATAACAAATTGCACTGTTTATAATAATACTGGTATACAAGGATACGGCATTTATCTCTATCATTCCTCAGATAACAACATAACAGATTGCAATGTTTATAACAATTTCCACGGTATCCATCTCTTTTATTCTTCAAATAATAACATAATTTCAAACGATGTTTATAACAATTCTGGGGATGGAATCTTTGTGGCATCTTCTTCAAACCATATAATTTCAAACGATGTTTATAACAATTCCAATGGTATCAATATAACTGGTTCTATCTCATTTTACAATAACATAATTTCAAACGATGTTTATAACAATTCTGGGGATGGCATCTGTCTATATTCGTACTCAACTCATAATAACATAACTTCAAACTATGTTTATAACAATTCCAACGGTATCTACCTGGATTATTCTTCAAATAATAACATAATTTCAAACTATGTTTATAACAATTCCAATGGTATCTACCTCCGTATTTCCTCAATTTCTAACAATATAACAGATTGCAATGTTTATAACAATTCTTATGGCATTGAAATTGGCTCTTCTTCAAATCATAACACTTTAACAGGCTGTAATGCTTATAATAATACTTGGTATGGCATAAAAATTTCTTCTTCCTCAAATAACAATATAACTGGCTGTAATGTTCATAACAATACTTACAATGGAATTTATATAACTTCTTCTCACTGGAACAACATTACCTCAAATACCATACACTTTAATAATCAAATAAACTCATCAGGTAATGCGGGTTTGAATTTATTCAAATCTGAAAATAATACCGCAATAGGCAACATTATTCATAATAATCCATGGTATGGTGTAATTTTAGAACAAAGCCATAACAATACATTTAGTTTAAATGAAATCATCAACAATTGCGGGGGCGTGGCGGGCGTTGTGCTGTATGATGGAGATTATAATATTTTTGATACAAATAATATTTCAGAAAATACTGGAGATGGAATTGAGATGTATGAGTCTGATTATAATAAGATAAACAATAGCACAATAAGTGGAAACAACTACAATGGGACATATCTTCACTTCTCACATAGAAATGAAATTACCAATAGCACAATAAAAGAAAATAATCAAGATGGAATATATCTTTATGGCTCAGAGAATAATACCATAGCAAACTGCAATATATCCGGGCATCCTGCTAATGCTGGTATTTATTTAGGATACGATTCCAATACCAACAAAATCTTGGAATGCAACATTTCGAGCAATGATTATGGAATCTATATCCATTCATCCCACTATAACAATATAACAGATTGCGATGCTTATGAAAACAATAATGGGACCTGTCTCGATGCTTCCCATTACAATATTTTGAATAATTGTAATATTTACAACAACACCTATTATGGAGTATATCTAGAATCGATATCAAACAACAACAATATCTCTTATTGCAATTTCTCTGGAAATGGAGATGCTGATATATATGTCTCTGGAAATGATAATGAAATTTTCTTCTGTCAATTTTCATCTTATCCAACAAATGCATCGGTTCTCAGCTATAGTGGAAGCTTCAGCCTTAAAGGAGTTGATTCTCCGCCATCTGATCCTGATGACTGGAGGAATATAGGCAAATATATTGAAGCAAATGGTGACAGTTGGATAAACCTATCAATTTATTATGAAGATGAAACATATGAAAACTGTTATGAAATGTGGAAATACAGTATGGCGGGAGGCTGGCTCAGGGGAGAATGGTATGAGAGCAAGGGAGTAAATACCGCAGAAAATTATGTCTGGGCAAATATAACATCATTCAGCATATTTGCTCCATTAATTGAAACAGTTCCACCAGTAACAACGAAAGAAATAGGAGAACCAGAATATGATGAATGGGTAAATTATTCAACACCTATATGGCTGAATGCAACAGATGAAGAAAGTGGAGTAAATGGCACATATTATAGAATATATTTCAATGGGCAATGGCATCCTTTAAATGGCAATGATGTTTATTGTGGAAATAGCAATATAACTGAAATTGATGGAACATACTTCTACATCTATTTCCTTAATGGCTCAATTAACTTTGGACCAATTCATTTCCATGAAGAATGCGAGCATATTATTGAATTCTTCAGCATAGACAATGCGGGAAATGTTGAAACCACGCATAATCAGACACACTATGTTGATAATACCCCACCAACAACAACATTAACATTTGGAACACCATATTATACTGATGGAACAGATGAATGGATAACTTCAGCAACACAAATTACATTGACTGCAACAGATGCTCCAGATTGTGCATGTGGAGTATATAAGATATATTATCGCATAAATGGTGGCTCATGGATTGAATATACCGCTCCATTTACAATTCCAAGTGAATGCACTCATACAATTGAATATTATGCAGTTGACTATCTTGGAAATACTGAAACAGCAAAGAGCATAACAGTAAAAGTAGATAATACCCCGCCAACCATAACAAAAGAATTTGAAGGAGCAAAATACAATCAGCATATAACCTCCCAAACAACAATTTATGTAAATGCAACAGATGCTGGCTTATGCCCAGTTGGTTCAGTTTATTTAAATGTATCAATTTATTCATTCGAAACTGAGGAATGGACATATTATGAAACAGAGGTTGAAAGTGGAACCGCAACCCTTAGCTTTACAATTCCAGAAGAATGCGAGCACTGGATAAATATAACCGCAATAGATGACCTTGGCAACACTGCATATGATAATCAAACTGTTTATGTTGATAACAGCGCACCTTTTGCAGATGTTGATGAAATAGATCCATACTGTCAACTCGTGAATGAAGAAAATCCAGTTACAATAACCGCAACCGCTTATGATTTACCGGATGGTGATTGTGGAGTTGGAATAGCATACATTACTCTTTACTACAGATTTTCAAGATATAATTCCTCAAATATGTCGAGATGGACTGAATGGATAGAATATGAAACAATATATAATGAGCCATGGAGCTGGGAATTTAACGCTCCAGAGGGAGCGGGCTACTATCAGTTCTATACTGTTGCATATGACTTCCTCGGGCATCATGAAGAATTGCCGGATGAAAATACAGCACCTGAAGCAATGCTATGCGTGAAATACACCCATACCTATACATTATATCCAAATTGGAACATGATAACAATTCCAGTTAAAAATGAATTCATAACAAATGCGGAAGAGCTGGGCAATTTCTTAAATAGCCAGGATTGCGGTGTTACAGTTATTGTTAAATTCGATGCAAAAGAGCAGAAATACATTTCAAGGGTTATAGGAATTTCAGGAGAAAACTTTGCCATAACCCCTGGAGAGGGCTACTGGATATTTACAACACTTGATGAGTCAAAAGAATTTTCAATTGAAGGCTGCTTAATAGAAGAAAAAGAGATAAACATCTCGCTGTATATTGGCTATAATTTAATAGGATGGGCAAATATTGAAGATACATATGCAGGCATTCTCGCAGATAATATACCAAACTGCACAAAAGTAGATAGATGGGATGCATCTAACCAGGAATGGAAAACTGGATATATCAGAGAGGTAGGAGAGGTAGATTTCAATATCTACATTGGTGATGGAGTATTTGTATTCAGAAACAAAGGCGGTGT
This window harbors:
- a CDS encoding nucleotidyltransferase domain-containing protein produces the protein MHKLCRVDIKRSKEILEGIEKYKEKIIKILKPEKIILFGSFARGDFNEGSDIDIVVIAEWKENFLDRIKILMDLNDYSLPVEAIGYTKEEFEKMKEEKNPFILNILEEGKIIYEKTSKI
- a CDS encoding right-handed parallel beta-helix repeat-containing protein — encoded protein: MKGKYWIYGLILFGLVIALSCAVKGATIDVSQPKALTDDEGADWSADILKIGSDYWLFYTHNDTVKNHADGVGSEYCKYSIKYRTASSIDGLLTATPQTIPNSNPLPRGRIVSAVYYNDEIWVFHADGGSGSGIYYYKYSSGTWSGPNALGSELSGASTAGEVDAIIANNMIYLFYPNAAGLQVASYDGTWHHNATIATSAYIPEAIYDGNNFYVVWTAQHHINISSSSDGNTWTTAGSIADPGIGAYDAWDPTIAKLDGTFYMFYAPYDWTGGNNRQWLGGKTSTDPINTTSWSDEKVVTCACYGSNQWWDLQPITYVEGNNLYLIYQTEGDNHAIGDADIVYYLIDWDVSHDHYEAIQPAIDAASNGDTIKVNEGTYYENIVINKEIILVGDPVIDAHGGVGISIEANNTLVENFTIYNGSIGIYVHNESFIIQNVTINNCTAYKCLTNESYGINLHNVSNSWVNNTQVNDTLCGMVLNNSLYINVTDCTAYNNTVAGIYLYYSNSNNITNCTVYNNTGIQGYGIYLYHSSDNNITDCNVYNNFHGIHLFYSSNNNIISNDVYNNSGDGIFVASSSNHIISNDVYNNSNGINITGSISFYNNIISNDVYNNSGDGICLYSYSTHNNITSNYVYNNSNGIYLDYSSNNNIISNYVYNNSNGIYLRISSISNNITDCNVYNNSYGIEIGSSSNHNTLTGCNAYNNTWYGIKISSSSNNNITGCNVHNNTYNGIYITSSHWNNITSNTIHFNNQINSSGNAGLNLFKSENNTAIGNIIHNNPWYGVILEQSHNNTFSLNEIINNCGGVAGVVLYDGDYNIFDTNNISENTGDGIEMYESDYNKINNSTISGNNYNGTYLHFSHRNEITNSTIKENNQDGIYLYGSENNTIANCNISGHPANAGIYLGYDSNTNKILECNISSNDYGIYIHSSHYNNITDCDAYENNNGTCLDASHYNILNNCNIYNNTYYGVYLESISNNNNISYCNFSGNGDADIYVSGNDNEIFFCQFSSYPTNASVLSYSGSFSLKGVDSPPSDPDDWRNIGKYIEANGDSWINLSIYYEDETYENCYEMWKYSMAGGWLRGEWYESKGVNTAENYVWANITSFSIFAPLIETVPPVTTKEIGEPEYDEWVNYSTPIWLNATDEESGVNGTYYRIYFNGQWHPLNGNDVYCGNSNITEIDGTYFYIYFLNGSINFGPIHFHEECEHIIEFFSIDNAGNVETTHNQTHYVDNTPPTTTLTFGTPYYTDGTDEWITSATQITLTATDAPDCACGVYKIYYRINGGSWIEYTAPFTIPSECTHTIEYYAVDYLGNTETAKSITVKVDNTPPTITKEFEGAKYNQHITSQTTIYVNATDAGLCPVGSVYLNVSIYSFETEEWTYYETEVESGTATLSFTIPEECEHWINITAIDDLGNTAYDNQTVYVDNSAPFADVDEIDPYCQLVNEENPVTITATAYDLPDGDCGVGIAYITLYYRFSRYNSSNMSRWTEWIEYETIYNEPWSWEFNAPEGAGYYQFYTVAYDFLGHHEELPDENTAPEAMLCVKYTHTYTLYPNWNMITIPVKNEFITNAEELGNFLNSQDCGVTVIVKFDAKEQKYISRVIGISGENFAITPGEGYWIFTTLDESKEFSIEGCLIEEKEINISLYIGYNLIGWANIEDTYAGILADNIPNCTKVDRWDASNQEWKTGYIREVGEVDFNIYIGDGVFVFRNKGGVIAWDGGRSFLSLPL